One genomic region from Dehalococcoidia bacterium encodes:
- a CDS encoding zinc-binding dehydrogenase, producing MRALVATPGADVPVAMGDVAEPEPHRAEALIAVQAISLNRGEVRGLSGSAAGARPGWDVAGVVARAAADGSGPAAGVRVVGLARGGGWAERVAVPTGQLAALPEAVGFAQAATLPVAGLTAFFALRLGGLLLGRRVLVTGAAGGVGRFAVQLAALAGARVTGVAANAGRAAGLRELGASEVMTSFEREGAEFDLLLESVGGASLAAACARAAQDGLIVSFGDSSREPLQITANEMRRRPGVRLYGFNLFHELQREPGAGSRALAYLAELIAAGKLDPQIALEADWREPGPALAALMDRQIAGKAVLHIA from the coding sequence ATGCGAGCGCTTGTCGCCACGCCCGGCGCGGATGTCCCCGTCGCCATGGGGGACGTTGCCGAGCCGGAGCCGCACCGCGCCGAGGCGCTGATCGCCGTGCAGGCGATCTCGCTCAACCGCGGCGAGGTGCGCGGACTCAGCGGCTCGGCCGCGGGCGCGCGGCCGGGCTGGGACGTGGCCGGGGTGGTTGCACGCGCAGCCGCGGACGGCAGCGGGCCGGCGGCGGGGGTGCGCGTCGTCGGCCTGGCGCGTGGCGGCGGTTGGGCCGAGCGTGTCGCCGTGCCCACGGGGCAACTGGCGGCGCTGCCCGAGGCGGTCGGCTTCGCGCAGGCGGCGACGCTGCCGGTCGCCGGGCTGACGGCGTTCTTCGCGCTGCGCCTGGGCGGGCTGCTGCTCGGCCGGCGTGTGCTGGTGACGGGCGCGGCCGGCGGTGTGGGCCGCTTCGCCGTGCAACTGGCCGCGCTCGCTGGGGCGCGGGTGACGGGGGTTGCGGCGAACGCCGGCCGCGCGGCGGGGCTGCGCGAGTTGGGGGCGAGCGAGGTGATGACCAGCTTCGAGCGCGAGGGCGCGGAGTTCGATCTGCTGCTTGAGTCGGTGGGCGGCGCCTCGCTGGCCGCCGCCTGCGCCCGCGCGGCGCAGGACGGCCTGATCGTCTCCTTCGGCGACTCCTCGCGTGAGCCGCTGCAGATCACGGCGAACGAGATGCGCCGCCGGCCAGGGGTGCGCTTGTACGGATTCAATCTCTTCCACGAGTTGCAGCGCGAACCCGGCGCCGGGTCACGGGCGCTCGCCTACCTGGCGGAGCTGATCGCCGCCGGCAAACTCGATCCGCAGATCGCCCTGGAGGCCGACTGGCGCGAGCCTGGTCCCGCCCTCGCCGCGCTGATGGACCGACAGATCGCCGGCAAAGCCGTGTTGCACATCGCCTGA